One region of Streptomyces leeuwenhoekii genomic DNA includes:
- a CDS encoding DeoR/GlpR family DNA-binding transcription regulator → MLAAERRAHLLGLLAREGKIIAKEVAARLGISEDSVRRDLRDLAAEGLCQRVYGGALPASPAVVDYAARQTVAPDGKRKVASVAAGLVRPGSALILDGGTTALAVARALPHDIDCTVITHSPTIAAALLDHPRAELFLLGGRVFKHSAVTCGAAAVEAAQNVSADLCLLGVTGVHPEAGLTTADADEAAMKRSLSARAADTYILASSEKIGTASRFRVLPWEEVTGLITDADRHHTVVEQLQALGVDVLAAG, encoded by the coding sequence ATGCTGGCTGCTGAACGGCGCGCCCACCTGCTCGGACTGCTCGCCCGGGAAGGCAAGATCATCGCCAAGGAGGTCGCCGCCCGGCTGGGCATCTCCGAGGACAGCGTGCGGCGCGACCTGCGCGACCTGGCCGCCGAGGGGCTGTGCCAGCGGGTCTACGGCGGCGCGCTGCCCGCCTCGCCGGCGGTGGTGGACTACGCCGCCCGGCAGACCGTGGCCCCGGACGGCAAGCGGAAGGTCGCCTCGGTGGCTGCCGGGCTGGTGCGTCCGGGCAGCGCGCTGATCCTCGACGGCGGCACCACCGCCCTCGCCGTCGCCCGCGCGCTCCCGCACGACATCGACTGCACCGTGATCACCCACAGCCCGACGATCGCCGCGGCCCTGCTCGACCACCCGCGGGCGGAGCTCTTCCTGCTGGGGGGTCGCGTCTTCAAGCACTCGGCGGTCACCTGCGGGGCCGCCGCGGTCGAGGCCGCGCAGAACGTCTCCGCCGACCTGTGCCTGCTCGGCGTCACCGGCGTGCACCCCGAGGCGGGACTGACCACGGCGGACGCCGACGAGGCGGCGATGAAGCGCTCCTTGTCCGCACGGGCCGCCGACACCTACATCCTCGCCTCCTCCGAGAAGATCGGCACGGCTTCACGGTTCCGGGTCCTGCCCTGGGAGGAGGTCACGGGCCTGATCACCGACGCCGATCGGCACCACACGGTCGTCGAGCAGCTCCAGGCGCTCGGCGTGGACGTCCTGGCGGCAGGCTGA
- a CDS encoding NUDIX domain-containing protein, translating into MRPRPGIDIPDHRGRTGLDQAGRDLDRNPGVVIRDVELTSWGWHVLRRTTFDYRRRDGRWETQQRETYDRGNGAVVLPYDTGRGSVLLTRQFRYPAYVNDHPDGMLVEAAAGLLDADDAAAAVRREAAEELGVTLGPLTHVLDAYMSPGSVTERLHFFAAPYTPADRTGTGGGVEDEGEDIEVLELPFTEALAMTLDGRIADGKTIMLLQWAALHGPFAPAAGTG; encoded by the coding sequence GTGAGGCCCCGCCCCGGCATCGACATACCCGACCACCGCGGCCGCACCGGTCTCGACCAGGCCGGACGCGATCTCGACCGCAACCCCGGCGTCGTGATCCGCGACGTCGAGCTCACCTCTTGGGGCTGGCACGTCCTGCGGCGCACCACCTTCGACTACCGCCGCCGCGACGGACGCTGGGAGACCCAGCAGCGCGAGACCTACGACCGCGGCAACGGCGCCGTCGTCCTGCCTTACGACACCGGTCGCGGCAGCGTCCTGCTCACCCGCCAGTTCCGCTACCCGGCCTACGTCAACGACCACCCCGACGGCATGCTCGTCGAAGCGGCCGCGGGGCTGCTCGACGCGGACGACGCTGCCGCCGCCGTCCGGCGTGAGGCCGCCGAGGAACTCGGCGTCACCCTCGGCCCCCTCACCCACGTCCTCGACGCCTACATGAGCCCCGGCTCCGTCACGGAACGCCTCCACTTCTTCGCAGCCCCCTACACCCCGGCCGACCGGACCGGAACCGGGGGCGGAGTCGAGGACGAAGGCGAGGACATCGAGGTCCTCGAACTGCCCTTCACCGAGGCCCTCGCCATGACCCTCGACGGACGCATCGCCGACGGCAAGACCATCATGCTCCTGCAATGGGCGGCCCTGCACGGGCCCTTCGCCCCGGCGGCGGGCACCGGCTGA
- a CDS encoding alpha/beta hydrolase, producing the protein MFRVQELAELLDVLVVMPGMPLFGFWTDWWNHGRQGPPRVRTYFLREVVPLVERDYGAGTRRAAAGEPQGGFGALGFTARIPGLFGAVAAFGDPVHPIRHPEMWLSGAKFLGVDGYAVFGDPWEQWEVWLDWDPFHHAEGLRRTPVYLASGDGTPGPLDGEGPDPRIPGTEKWVALADDDMVSVTEAVCAEETRMLSARLKSLNAPVTTHIYPGTHTGTYGYRAAARTADAADRPARPPAPPRRPGAA; encoded by the coding sequence ATGTTCCGTGTGCAGGAGCTGGCCGAGCTGCTCGACGTCCTGGTCGTCATGCCCGGCATGCCGCTGTTCGGTTTCTGGACCGACTGGTGGAACCACGGCAGGCAAGGCCCGCCCAGGGTGCGCACGTACTTCCTGCGCGAGGTCGTGCCCCTGGTGGAGCGGGACTACGGCGCCGGTACGCGCAGGGCGGCGGCCGGCGAGCCCCAGGGCGGCTTCGGTGCCCTGGGCTTCACCGCCCGGATCCCCGGTCTGTTCGGCGCGGTGGCCGCCTTCGGGGACCCGGTGCATCCGATCCGGCACCCCGAGATGTGGCTGTCCGGCGCGAAATTCCTGGGAGTGGACGGCTACGCCGTCTTCGGGGACCCGTGGGAGCAGTGGGAGGTATGGCTGGACTGGGACCCGTTCCACCACGCCGAGGGCCTGCGCCGCACGCCCGTCTACCTCGCCTCCGGAGACGGGACTCCCGGACCTCTCGACGGAGAGGGGCCCGATCCGCGCATCCCGGGCACCGAGAAATGGGTCGCGCTCGCCGACGACGACATGGTCTCCGTCACCGAAGCCGTCTGCGCGGAAGAGACCCGGATGCTCAGCGCCCGGCTCAAGTCCTTGAACGCGCCGGTCACCACACACATCTACCCCGGCACCCACACCGGGACCTACGGATACCGCGCTGCGGCACGCACTGCCGATGCTGCTGACCGCCCTGCACGGCCGCCCGCGCCCCCGAGGCGACCCGGCGCCGCGTGA
- a CDS encoding MFS transporter, with protein sequence MSPSRSLLDVRPLGSLAFRRLLIGRTVSTLGGFMTMVTVMYQVWDMTHSAGWSGAVGLAQALPMVVVGLSAGAWVDRADRRRVYLATTIGQAACSLLLAAQAFTGHVPVVVVLLLVAVQASFAAAGAPAAGVFVPRLLPKDQVAAGLALNAVSGQAMMLLGPAVAGVVLGWWGIGVCYLLDALSFGLSFYGAFGLPALPPEGEKSRPGLHGILDGLRFLGGHRVVRGALATDLAATVLAMPTSLFPLVNEERFGGDPRTLGLFLSALALGGVVATALSGPVTRLGRPGPVMLCSSAAWGAALALFGLTTSAWAGLGMLALAGAADAAAVLSRTTIVQTRTPDALLGRVTAAELVVGQAGPHLGGLRGGLVAGWTSGATALVTGGVLCLLAVAYVATVTPELRDGQPDT encoded by the coding sequence GTGAGCCCGTCCCGTTCCCTGCTGGACGTCCGCCCTCTCGGTTCCCTCGCCTTCCGGCGGCTGCTGATCGGACGCACCGTGTCCACGCTCGGCGGGTTCATGACCATGGTCACCGTCATGTACCAGGTGTGGGACATGACCCACAGCGCCGGATGGAGCGGGGCGGTCGGCCTGGCGCAGGCGCTCCCCATGGTCGTCGTCGGCCTGTCGGCCGGTGCCTGGGTCGACCGGGCTGACCGGCGCCGCGTATACCTGGCGACCACCATCGGCCAGGCCGCCTGCTCGCTGCTCCTTGCCGCACAGGCGTTCACCGGCCATGTGCCGGTCGTCGTGGTGCTGTTGCTGGTCGCGGTGCAGGCGTCGTTCGCGGCGGCCGGCGCCCCGGCGGCGGGGGTGTTCGTGCCGCGGCTGCTGCCCAAGGACCAGGTCGCGGCCGGTCTCGCCCTCAACGCGGTGTCCGGCCAGGCGATGATGCTGCTCGGCCCGGCCGTCGCCGGTGTCGTCCTCGGCTGGTGGGGCATCGGTGTCTGCTACCTCCTGGACGCCCTCAGCTTCGGTCTGTCCTTCTACGGCGCCTTCGGCCTGCCTGCGCTGCCGCCCGAGGGCGAGAAGTCCCGCCCCGGCCTGCACGGCATCCTGGACGGGCTGCGCTTCCTCGGCGGGCACCGGGTGGTCCGCGGCGCGCTGGCCACCGACCTGGCCGCCACCGTCCTGGCCATGCCGACGAGCCTCTTCCCGCTGGTCAACGAGGAACGCTTCGGCGGTGACCCGCGCACCCTCGGCCTGTTCCTGTCGGCACTGGCGCTGGGCGGAGTCGTCGCGACCGCGTTGTCCGGACCGGTCACCCGCCTGGGCCGCCCCGGCCCGGTGATGCTGTGCTCCTCCGCCGCCTGGGGCGCGGCCCTCGCCCTGTTCGGGCTGACGACCAGCGCCTGGGCGGGCCTGGGGATGCTGGCGCTGGCCGGGGCGGCGGACGCGGCCGCCGTCCTCTCCCGCACCACGATCGTCCAGACCCGCACGCCGGACGCCCTGCTGGGCCGGGTGACAGCCGCCGAGCTGGTCGTCGGCCAGGCGGGGCCGCACCTGGGCGGCCTGCGCGGGGGCCTCGTCGCCGGCTGGACATCCGGCGCCACCGCCCTGGTGACGGGCGGAGTGCTGTGCCTGCTCGCCGTGGCGTATGTCGCCACCGTCACCCCCGAACTGCGCGACGGACAGCCGGACACCTGA
- a CDS encoding GlsB/YeaQ/YmgE family stress response membrane protein translates to MGIIAWIIIGLLAGAIAKALMPGKDPGGIIVTMLIGIAGGLLGGWLGKVIFGVDSVDGFFELSTWIAAIVGSLILLALYRLIAGNRHTRHSHRHA, encoded by the coding sequence ATGGGCATCATCGCCTGGATCATCATCGGCCTGCTCGCCGGTGCCATCGCCAAGGCCCTCATGCCGGGCAAGGACCCCGGCGGCATCATCGTCACCATGCTCATCGGCATCGCCGGCGGTCTGCTCGGCGGCTGGCTCGGCAAGGTGATCTTCGGCGTCGACTCCGTGGACGGGTTCTTCGAACTGTCCACCTGGATCGCCGCCATCGTCGGCTCCCTCATCCTGCTCGCCCTCTACCGCCTCATCGCCGGCAACCGGCACACGCGCCACTCGCACCGGCACGCGTAA
- a CDS encoding DUF6328 family protein, translated as MTMTEQPAELTKEDTDCCTRHHDDSGETARERVNRRWNEVLQETRVAQTGVQILFGFLLSVAFTPLFRELETFDRVVYVTTVVLGAAATGSLIAPVSLHRFLSGQRMKDEVVETACRLMMCGMVLLALTIGCTLLLILRVVIPGVLAEVLVGGVMLWFGFCWYLLPLWLRHRAARRARAEEA; from the coding sequence ATGACCATGACGGAGCAGCCGGCCGAGCTGACGAAGGAAGACACCGACTGCTGCACGCGGCACCACGACGACAGCGGGGAGACGGCGCGTGAGCGGGTCAACCGCCGCTGGAACGAGGTCCTGCAGGAGACGCGGGTCGCCCAGACGGGTGTGCAGATTCTCTTCGGGTTCCTGCTCAGCGTGGCCTTCACCCCGCTGTTCCGGGAGTTGGAGACCTTCGACCGTGTCGTCTACGTCACCACCGTGGTGCTCGGCGCGGCAGCCACGGGCTCGCTCATAGCGCCCGTCTCCCTCCACCGCTTCCTGTCCGGTCAGCGCATGAAGGACGAGGTGGTGGAGACCGCGTGCCGCCTGATGATGTGCGGCATGGTCCTCCTCGCGCTGACCATCGGGTGCACGCTCCTGCTCATCCTGCGCGTGGTGATCCCCGGCGTCCTCGCCGAAGTGCTCGTCGGCGGGGTCATGTTGTGGTTCGGCTTCTGCTGGTACCTGCTGCCGCTGTGGCTGCGGCACCGTGCGGCGCGGCGCGCCCGCGCCGAGGAGGCGTAG
- a CDS encoding LysR family transcriptional regulator: MDLDTVRTFVAAADTGQFQEAAAELAVTQQAVSKRIAALERTLGVRLFTRTARGAELTIDGQAFLPHARELLRVSERAVASVRPGRRPLRVDVIASRGAATGLMRAFHRANPEIDLDVVMLFDIETAVAAVRSGAIDASFRAVAAPGRPLPQDIESVRVLDEPLQLLTGPAHALAGARSVTMAQLAGHRIWMPGIVPGTEWAAYYDDLVAEFGLTIEATGPNFGSDALLDTVADTPSLATFMGGRTRLVWPAGHGLRRIPVTDPTPVYPHSLLWHRDNPHPALATLRAHLAAMAAGRDTAGTWTPDWVLPR, translated from the coding sequence ATGGACCTCGACACCGTCCGGACCTTCGTCGCCGCCGCCGACACGGGACAGTTCCAGGAGGCCGCCGCCGAGCTCGCGGTCACCCAGCAGGCCGTCTCCAAGCGCATCGCCGCACTGGAGCGCACCCTCGGCGTGCGGCTGTTCACCCGCACCGCGCGCGGCGCCGAGCTCACCATCGACGGGCAGGCGTTCCTGCCCCACGCGCGCGAGCTGCTGCGCGTCTCCGAGCGGGCCGTCGCCTCCGTGCGCCCCGGCCGCCGTCCGCTGCGCGTCGACGTGATCGCCTCGCGCGGCGCGGCGACGGGCCTGATGCGCGCCTTCCACCGCGCCAACCCCGAGATCGACCTCGACGTGGTGATGCTGTTCGACATCGAGACGGCCGTCGCCGCCGTCCGCTCCGGTGCGATCGACGCCTCCTTCCGCGCCGTCGCCGCACCCGGCCGGCCCCTCCCGCAGGACATCGAGTCCGTCCGGGTGCTCGACGAGCCGCTCCAGCTCCTCACCGGCCCCGCCCACGCGCTGGCGGGCGCCCGGTCGGTGACCATGGCTCAGCTCGCCGGGCACCGGATCTGGATGCCCGGCATCGTCCCCGGTACCGAGTGGGCCGCCTACTACGACGACCTCGTCGCCGAGTTCGGCCTCACCATCGAGGCGACCGGCCCCAACTTCGGCTCCGACGCCCTCCTCGACACCGTCGCCGACACCCCGTCCCTGGCCACCTTCATGGGCGGGCGGACCCGCCTGGTCTGGCCCGCCGGCCACGGCCTGCGCCGCATCCCGGTGACCGACCCGACGCCCGTCTACCCGCACTCGCTCCTCTGGCACCGCGACAACCCCCACCCCGCGCTGGCCACCCTCCGCGCCCACCTCGCCGCCATGGCGGCCGGCCGCGACACCGCCGGCACCTGGACGCCCGACTGGGTGCTGCCGCGCTGA
- a CDS encoding peptidoglycan-binding domain-containing protein: MRIRSASWAAAAALLAVAATGAAPGAAAARPHAPSVTAAAEWRLCLYLGGHPTLQKGSTGEAVRHLQCILSEVYRYLNVSVNGVFEEVTEASVRHLQQQFSLPVTGIADAATWQALHP; the protein is encoded by the coding sequence ATGCGCATACGCTCCGCGTCCTGGGCCGCTGCCGCCGCCCTGCTTGCCGTCGCCGCCACGGGTGCCGCCCCGGGCGCCGCGGCCGCCCGGCCCCACGCGCCCTCCGTCACGGCCGCCGCCGAATGGCGGCTGTGCCTCTACCTGGGGGGCCATCCGACGCTGCAGAAGGGCAGCACGGGTGAGGCGGTGCGCCACCTCCAGTGCATCCTCAGCGAGGTCTACCGCTACCTCAACGTCTCGGTGAACGGCGTCTTCGAGGAGGTCACCGAAGCCTCCGTCAGACATCTGCAGCAGCAGTTCAGCCTGCCCGTCACCGGCATCGCCGACGCGGCCACCTGGCAGGCGCTGCACCCGTGA
- a CDS encoding RICIN domain-containing protein produces the protein MRRSRPVVRHVLAAAFAAVLSFAAPGAHAAPRPGAAAVAQEINIISTHSGMCLEIGTLAEGEAVRQHRCAGRPGAQWYLRPSAAGNGSVNIVSVYSGKCLQVADSSPASGAAVRQGACGSQTGASFLFADLGSGSGATIQPLTASPRKCLEVTDSSTAEGAALRQWECERQPGSGFAQGQFKGLAEGWSTIRPVGAPGLCLTEGRARNGAYGSAVAVQSPCATATPPRTYLQSAGNGLYRIQWHHPEFGVGCLTVMNGGPVPGMLEPWDDCARATQFHVEPVDSPVVGGYRFRVSGSSLCIGIVNGETVAGAEAVQTACAGRVDQEFFVDPVV, from the coding sequence ATGCGAAGATCCCGTCCGGTTGTGCGCCATGTGCTCGCCGCCGCTTTCGCGGCCGTCCTGAGCTTCGCGGCGCCGGGCGCCCACGCCGCGCCGCGTCCCGGCGCGGCGGCGGTCGCCCAGGAGATCAACATCATCTCCACGCACAGCGGCATGTGTCTGGAGATCGGCACGCTGGCGGAGGGCGAGGCCGTGCGGCAGCACCGCTGCGCGGGCCGGCCGGGGGCGCAGTGGTATCTCCGGCCGTCCGCGGCGGGCAACGGGTCGGTGAACATCGTCAGTGTGTACAGCGGCAAGTGCCTGCAGGTGGCGGACTCCAGCCCGGCCAGTGGAGCGGCGGTCCGGCAGGGCGCCTGCGGCAGCCAGACGGGCGCGAGCTTCCTCTTCGCGGACCTGGGTTCCGGCAGTGGCGCCACCATCCAGCCCCTGACCGCCAGTCCTCGCAAGTGCCTGGAGGTCACGGACTCCTCCACCGCGGAGGGAGCGGCGCTGCGGCAGTGGGAGTGCGAACGGCAGCCTGGCAGCGGCTTCGCCCAGGGCCAGTTCAAGGGGCTCGCGGAGGGCTGGTCGACCATCCGTCCCGTCGGCGCTCCGGGCCTGTGCCTGACCGAGGGGCGCGCCCGCAACGGTGCCTACGGCAGCGCTGTCGCCGTGCAGAGCCCGTGCGCCACGGCCACTCCCCCGCGCACGTACCTCCAGTCCGCGGGCAACGGCCTGTACCGCATCCAGTGGCACCATCCCGAGTTCGGCGTCGGCTGCCTCACCGTCATGAACGGCGGCCCCGTGCCCGGCATGCTCGAACCCTGGGACGACTGTGCCAGGGCGACGCAGTTTCACGTGGAACCAGTCGATTCGCCCGTCGTCGGTGGTTACCGGTTCCGTGTCTCCGGCAGCAGCCTGTGCATCGGCATCGTGAACGGGGAGACGGTGGCGGGCGCGGAAGCGGTGCAGACCGCCTGCGCGGGGCGGGTCGACCAGGAATTCTTCGTCGACCCGGTCGTGTGA
- a CDS encoding cysteine hydrolase family protein produces MDKTALVVIDMINTYDHKDAELLIPSAAEVVPVLTGLIRRARERDASVVYVNDNFGEWRSHHGELLDKALAGPHADLVEPLRPDDASLFVLKARHSIFFDTPLEYLLRQQGIERLVLCGQVTEQCVLYSSLDAHIRHFEVVVPRDAVAHIHPDLADAALRMMERNMGARVCDSDELWA; encoded by the coding sequence ATGGACAAGACCGCACTCGTCGTCATCGACATGATCAATACGTACGACCACAAGGACGCCGAGCTGCTGATTCCGTCGGCCGCCGAGGTGGTGCCCGTCCTGACCGGCCTGATCCGGCGGGCGCGGGAGCGGGATGCCTCCGTCGTCTACGTCAACGACAACTTCGGCGAGTGGCGCTCGCACCACGGAGAACTCCTCGACAAGGCCCTCGCCGGGCCGCATGCCGACCTCGTCGAGCCGCTGCGGCCCGACGACGCGTCCCTGTTCGTGCTCAAGGCCCGTCACTCGATCTTCTTCGACACCCCGCTGGAGTATCTGCTCCGGCAGCAGGGGATCGAGCGGCTCGTCCTGTGCGGCCAGGTGACCGAGCAGTGCGTGCTGTACTCGTCCCTGGACGCCCACATCCGTCACTTCGAGGTCGTCGTCCCGCGGGACGCCGTGGCCCACATCCATCCCGACCTCGCGGACGCCGCTCTGCGCATGATGGAGCGCAACATGGGGGCGCGGGTGTGCGACAGCGACGAGCTGTGGGCCTGA
- a CDS encoding MFS transporter has translation MTQTTTPATAADMPRARRRALTVLVASQTLGGAGMAAGITVGALLAQDLLGSTGLAGLPAALFTIGAALGAAVLGRLCQRFGRRPGLALGNAIAALGSAGVVAGAAARWPALLLTALFVYGAGTATGMLARYAGAELAPPERRGRAAGTVLFAMTLGAVAGPNLVGPTGALAHTWGIPRLAGPFLLAAAAYTAAALVLLIRLRPDPLRVPQPGKPHDATAAPGTGPVRGGPGVVTGATVMITAQLVMIAVMTMTPVHMTGHGHTTQAVGLVIGLHVGAMFLPSPLSGLLTDRLGARRVAVAAGAVLPGAGLLASLAPPASVLLQACALVLLGAGWNLALLSGTALITDAAPAGNRAAVQGLADVGMSVAGATGAMASGLVVGTGGYPVLAAAAGALALAVIPAVALRGARR, from the coding sequence ATGACCCAGACGACGACCCCGGCCACGGCGGCGGACATGCCCCGGGCCCGGCGCCGCGCCCTGACGGTACTCGTCGCCTCCCAGACACTCGGCGGCGCCGGGATGGCAGCCGGCATCACGGTCGGCGCGCTGCTCGCCCAGGACCTGCTCGGCTCGACCGGCCTGGCCGGTCTGCCGGCCGCGCTGTTCACCATCGGCGCGGCCCTGGGAGCCGCCGTCCTCGGACGCCTGTGCCAGCGCTTCGGACGCCGCCCGGGCCTGGCGCTCGGCAACGCCATCGCCGCACTGGGCAGCGCGGGCGTGGTCGCGGGAGCCGCCGCGCGCTGGCCCGCTCTGCTGCTGACCGCACTGTTCGTCTACGGGGCGGGTACGGCGACGGGGATGCTCGCGCGCTACGCGGGCGCCGAACTCGCCCCTCCCGAGCGGCGCGGCCGGGCCGCTGGAACCGTGCTGTTCGCCATGACACTGGGCGCGGTCGCGGGCCCGAACCTCGTCGGCCCCACCGGCGCCCTCGCCCACACCTGGGGCATCCCGCGGCTGGCGGGCCCCTTCCTGCTGGCGGCGGCCGCCTACACCGCCGCGGCCCTGGTGCTGCTCATCCGGCTGCGCCCGGACCCGCTGCGCGTGCCGCAGCCGGGGAAACCCCACGACGCCACCGCAGCGCCCGGCACCGGCCCGGTGCGCGGGGGCCCCGGCGTCGTCACCGGCGCCACCGTGATGATCACCGCGCAGCTCGTGATGATCGCCGTGATGACCATGACGCCCGTCCACATGACCGGGCACGGCCATACGACACAGGCGGTGGGCCTGGTCATCGGCCTGCACGTGGGCGCCATGTTCCTGCCGTCACCGCTGAGCGGCCTGCTCACCGACCGCCTCGGCGCGCGGCGGGTCGCCGTCGCGGCCGGCGCCGTCCTGCCGGGCGCCGGCCTGCTCGCGAGCCTCGCCCCGCCGGCCTCCGTCCTCCTGCAGGCCTGCGCGCTGGTCCTCCTCGGCGCCGGCTGGAACCTGGCCCTGCTCAGCGGCACGGCCCTGATCACGGACGCCGCCCCCGCCGGGAACCGCGCCGCGGTGCAGGGACTGGCCGACGTGGGGATGTCAGTGGCGGGCGCGACAGGCGCCATGGCGTCGGGCCTGGTGGTGGGCACCGGCGGCTACCCGGTCCTGGCGGCGGCGGCCGGGGCCCTCGCCCTCGCGGTGATCCCGGCGGTGGCGCTGCGCGGCGCACGCCGCTGA
- a CDS encoding response regulator transcription factor: MPVTVLLVDDDALVRAGLRAILEAQPDIEVVGEAADGAAVIPLVARTRPDVVAMDVRMPLMDGIEATRAVLRTVPDPPKILVITTFEEDEYVYGALRAGADGFLLKRARPAEIVHAVRIVAEGESLLFPPALRSLAAAHGNEAARHALERAALTEREGQVLRFLARGLTNAEIAAALHLGTETVKTHVSAVLAKLGARDRVQAVITAYESGFITAGADEPR; encoded by the coding sequence ATGCCGGTCACCGTCCTGCTCGTCGACGACGACGCGCTCGTACGCGCCGGGCTGCGCGCCATCCTGGAGGCGCAGCCCGACATCGAGGTCGTCGGCGAGGCGGCCGACGGCGCGGCCGTCATCCCCCTGGTGGCCCGGACGAGGCCGGACGTCGTCGCCATGGACGTACGCATGCCGCTGATGGACGGCATCGAGGCCACCCGGGCCGTGCTGCGGACGGTCCCCGACCCGCCGAAAATCCTCGTCATCACCACCTTCGAGGAAGACGAGTACGTCTACGGGGCGCTGCGCGCCGGTGCCGACGGATTCCTGCTCAAGCGCGCCCGGCCCGCCGAGATCGTGCACGCGGTGCGGATCGTCGCCGAGGGCGAGTCGCTGCTCTTCCCGCCCGCGCTGCGCTCCCTGGCCGCCGCGCACGGCAACGAGGCGGCGCGGCACGCCCTGGAGCGGGCCGCGCTCACCGAACGCGAGGGCCAGGTGCTGCGGTTCCTCGCCCGGGGCCTGACGAACGCGGAGATCGCCGCCGCACTGCACCTGGGCACCGAGACGGTGAAGACGCACGTGAGCGCGGTGCTGGCCAAACTCGGTGCCCGCGACCGCGTCCAGGCCGTGATCACGGCGTACGAGTCGGGCTTCATCACCGCGGGCGCGGACGAGCCCCGGTAG
- a CDS encoding sensor histidine kinase gives MKRLHRLLEPMSRAVTYTRWLHLFMGAVAAVLTGGVFPGLEGTGAGRWLLLPFLPLPLLALAALVPGTRVAETMQARLLLYPGPRAPQEHPAPEIAGSPSASWADRWRVFVWLTLRLWLGFAVTAVTFNGVVLTLGLVMPSLWPPFGPAPMPLSGRWQWWYPLLAPAAAAALAAVVRGSGALMAGLAPRLLGPSPAERLAELEERTERLLERTRLARELHDTIGHALTLAVVQAGAARAAGTPEFTDRALAAIEDTGREALSELDRVLRLLRENSGAAAQRPTLAHAERLVESARGAGAQVTTRIEGDLGAVPGPVSREGYRMLQECLTNVLRHAGSAPATVRIEVLDGRLEMEVRNKQPAQPAGHRGGSGLRGLRERAVLLGGAAAYGPREGMWRVHVTLPLQ, from the coding sequence ATGAAGCGTCTCCACCGGCTGCTGGAGCCCATGTCGCGCGCGGTCACCTACACCCGGTGGCTGCACCTGTTCATGGGCGCGGTGGCCGCCGTGCTGACCGGGGGCGTCTTTCCGGGCCTGGAGGGCACCGGCGCGGGCAGGTGGCTGCTGCTGCCCTTCCTGCCGCTCCCGCTGCTGGCGCTCGCCGCGCTCGTCCCCGGCACCCGGGTCGCCGAGACGATGCAGGCACGGCTGCTGCTCTACCCCGGACCGCGGGCACCGCAGGAGCACCCGGCGCCCGAGATCGCCGGTTCGCCCTCGGCCTCGTGGGCCGACCGGTGGCGGGTCTTCGTCTGGCTGACCCTGCGCCTGTGGCTCGGTTTCGCGGTCACCGCGGTCACGTTCAACGGTGTCGTCCTGACCCTGGGCCTGGTGATGCCGTCCCTGTGGCCGCCGTTCGGGCCCGCGCCCATGCCGCTGTCCGGGCGATGGCAGTGGTGGTACCCGCTGCTGGCCCCGGCGGCCGCCGCCGCGCTGGCCGCCGTCGTACGGGGATCGGGCGCCCTGATGGCGGGCCTGGCACCCCGGCTGCTCGGCCCCTCCCCGGCGGAGCGGCTGGCGGAACTGGAAGAGCGCACCGAGCGGCTGCTGGAGCGCACCCGGCTCGCCCGCGAGCTGCACGACACCATCGGACACGCGCTCACCCTCGCCGTGGTGCAGGCGGGCGCGGCGCGCGCGGCCGGGACACCGGAGTTCACCGACCGGGCACTGGCCGCCATCGAGGACACCGGGCGCGAGGCACTGTCCGAACTGGACCGGGTGCTCAGGCTGTTGCGCGAGAACTCCGGCGCGGCGGCGCAGCGGCCCACGCTCGCGCACGCCGAGCGGCTGGTGGAGTCGGCGCGCGGGGCCGGGGCCCAGGTGACCACCCGGATCGAAGGGGACCTCGGCGCCGTGCCCGGACCGGTCTCCCGCGAGGGATACCGCATGCTGCAGGAGTGCCTCACCAACGTGCTGCGGCACGCCGGCTCGGCCCCGGCCACCGTGCGCATCGAAGTCCTCGACGGCCGGCTGGAGATGGAGGTGCGCAACAAGCAGCCCGCCCAGCCCGCCGGACACCGCGGCGGCTCCGGGCTGCGCGGACTGCGCGAGCGGGCCGTCCTGCTCGGCGGCGCCGCCGCCTACGGGCCCCGCGAGGGGATGTGGCGGGTGCACGTCACCCTCCCACTACAGTGA